The Aphelocoma coerulescens isolate FSJ_1873_10779 chromosome 14, UR_Acoe_1.0, whole genome shotgun sequence genome has a window encoding:
- the LOC138118836 gene encoding polyhomeotic-like protein 1, giving the protein MGRLDDHAKRRIVELRRAGLSFRKIKKVLELDDIRVTPQAVYLFLKRKSVEPGSAAAGWDGDQPWPPLQGHEAESPRLLGTQHPAVPTGDPTGSRAPCSTGSQDTKEGIQIVSVASLYKDGGQLGDTLPVGLAPGNGDDSSTGTPLAPGAALGSLATPPQPLPSRGQVGTPLTQNSALMVKKKTVDRAILLQKKVKDASTQTALPNAAGPGNPSLAWGRPVPPTAPSCPAIAEKLDAVQMEVQKLSQALQAVLERQCRLERQQEHQQRLQQEVLMTLQQLSSTVSHGAVPATQPCGPFSSMAEPSPAMPNFSQFKMELI; this is encoded by the exons ATGGGCCGGCTGGATGACCATGCCAAGAGGAGGATCGTGGAGCTGcgcagggctgggctgagcttCCGCAAGATCAAGAAGGTTCTGGAGCTGGATGACATCCGGGTGACGCCGCAGGCCGTGTACCTCTTCCTCAAGAGGAAGAGCGTGGAGCCGGGATCAGCGGCAGCTGGCTGGGATGGGGACCAGCCCTGGCCCCCGCTGCAGGGGCATGAGGCTGAGTcccccaggctgctgggcacccAGCACCCTGCAGTGCCCACCGGGGATCCTACAGGCAGCCGGGCGCCCTGCTCCACTGGCAGCCAGGACACCAAGGAGGGCATCCAGATTGTCAGTGTGGCCTCGCTCTACAAGGACGGTGGGcagcttggggacaccctgccTGTGGGGCTGGCCCCTGGGAATG GTGATGACAGCTCCACAGGCACACCCCTGGCTCCgggggctgctctggggagtCTGGCCACACccccccagccactgcccagCCGAGGGCAGGTGGGCACACCCCTCACCCAGAACTCAGCCCTGATGGTGAAAAAGAAGACTGTGGACAGGGCTATCCTCCTGCAGAAGAAG GTCAAAGATGCCAGCACTCAGACTGCCCTGCCAAACGCTGCAGGTCCAGGAAATCCCAGCCTTGCTTGGGGCAGACCAGTGCCCcccactgctcccagctgcCCCGCCATCGCCGAGAAGCTGGATGCTGTACAGATGGAGGTGCAGAAGCTGAGCCAGGccctgcaggcagtgctggagcgGCAGTGCCGCCTGGAACGCCAGCAGGAGCACCAGCAGcggctgcagcaggaggtgctgatgacactgcagcagctcagctccaccgTGAGCCACGGTGCTGTGCCGGCCACCCAGCCCTGTGGCCCCTTCAGCAGCATGGCCGAGCCCTCGCCTGCCATGCCCAACTTCAGCCAGTTTAAGATGGAGCTGATCTGA
- the LOC138118920 gene encoding uncharacterized protein, producing the protein MHLAFWERIHSSVHPPTPPREKSCEKPERDLLDTGTSELAFGREPVSRSPFTASSSRSSPAPPSPDRPHRRQRAAGAAQNLIKPARDQETEHTLLINEVNADSPGVDTAEFVELYHTSGQTAHLDGYYLVLYNGNGNRAYKVLNLQGKVTNSQGLFLIGSSSLNPALVIPKNTIQNGPDAIALYYGKGNYKEGMSVTSYGLVDALVHKTKKTDRADTLVRVLTPGREAFLEDPTFRAVDESIERCRGADSQWIFQVAVPTPGRENHCILTPELNSSAVLISEVLPAAPSGEFEFIELQGPHSTVLRDIVLVLIDGQTKDVYFTMDVCGQTSPDGLLLIGPAHSKAPVDLPFPENTTHPVLRAGPNAIALFRGHSSSFVPGKTLQETGLLDAFVYTSNEEPDPELLQTLTPGRPALLGKRHQPGNVSMSKCSCCSVTRDSTSFIFSRPTPGMFNDCPNKHFSQALSFCLHVADCQEWLLKQEEILLTLVQALDASSSVGVSAAYFREPKAACQDLGLVFTTLLTARSEEQLSSILLAFSTFLETPRVVSFDGRNITTERSCLRDMNVLDLPPGVPSEIPKETPVPSVQVAKLLINEVNADNPGGREDAEYIELFYTGQTRFSLQGYWLVLYNGKNSRAYRVLDLSGHHTDNLGYFLVGSSSMSPAPMIRLPPNTIQNGADAVALYHSSTPLYAEGMAVTARGLLDAVVYSSRVPEKGEQLLRVLLPGQSILYENDSHSTQDESLSRCHSLSTKLQSSFQVTMVTPLRENFCSSSTVPGTPAIRISELCLASGAAHIRFLELEGKPGTSLRGLSLVFFSGKEGKAQASIPLQGTVGATGLLVFVLDGEHGHDGTNLTFKNISATSEGSSTIALYSTNEIPAGSKAMPENLVDALVYTCEPGTAGGHLGFLGPAYTVPCKGDR; encoded by the exons ATGCACTTGGCTTTCTGGGAGCGCATCCATTCCTCCGTCCATCCACCCACCCCACCTCGGGAAAAGAGCTGTGAAAAGCCAGAGCGGGATCTCCTGGACACGGGGACGAGCGAACTCGCTTTCGGAAGGGAGCCCGTGAGCCGCTCCCCGTTCACCGCCTCCTCCTCCCGTTCCTCGCCCGCCCCGCCCTCCCCGGACCGGCCCCATCGGCGGCAGCGAGCGGCG GGTGCTGCTCAAAATCTCATAAAACCTGCCAGGGACCAGGAAACCGAGCACACCCTCCTGATCAACGAAGTCAATGCTGACAGCCCAGGAGTGGACACTGCTGAGTTTGTGGAGCTCTATCACACCAGTGGGCAAACAGCCCACCTGGATGGCTACTACCTGGTCTTGTACAACGGCAACGGGAACCGAGCGTACAAGGTGCTGAACCTCCAGGGCAAAGTCACCAACAGCCAAGGGCTCTTTCTCATTGGCTCCTCTTCCCTGAACCCTGCCCTGGTGATCCCTAAGAACACCATCCAGAACGGCCCCGATGCCATTGCTCTCTACTATGGAAAAGGGAACTACAAAGAGGGCATGAGCGTCACGAGCTATGGACTGGTAGATGCCCTGGTCCATAAGACTAAGAAGACAGACAGAGCAGACACTCTGGTCAGGGTGCTGACCCCTGGCAGAGAGGCTTTCCTGGAGGACCCCACCTTCAGGGCTGTGGATGAGTCAATAGAGAGGTGCCGTGGGGCAGATTCTCAGTGGATCTTCCAAGTGGCGGTGCCCACGCCAGGCAGGGAGAACCACTGCATCCTGACTCCTGAGCTGAACTCCTCTGCTGTCCTGATCAGTGAGgtccttcctgctgctccttctgGCGAGTTTGAGTTCATAGAGCTCCAGGGTCCCCACTCCACCGTGCTGAGGGACATTGTCCTGGTACTGATTGATGGTCAGACCAAAGACGTGTATTTCACTATGGATGTCTGTGGCCAAACCTCCCCAGACGGGCTCCTCCTGATCGGCCCAGCCCACAGCAAAGCCCCAG TGGACCTTCCGTTCCCAGAGAACACCACCCATCCTGTCCTCAGAGCTGGCCCAAATGCCATTGCCCTCTTCAGAGGCCACAGCAGCAGTTTTGTCCCAGGGAAAACGCTGCAGGAGACCGGCCTGCTGGATGCCTTTGTGTACACGAGCAATGAGGAACCGGACCCGGAGCTGCTGCAGACCCTGACCCCTGGCAGACCTGCCCTCCTGGGAAAGCG ACATCAGCCAGGAAACGTGTCTATGAGcaagtgcagctgctgctctgtgaccCGGGACTCCACATCCTTCATCTTCAGCAGGCCCACCCCTGGCATGTTCAATGACTGCCCCAACAAACACTTCAGCCAGGCTCTCTCCTTCTGCCTCCATGTAGCAG ATTGCCAGGAGTGGCTCCTGAAGCAGGAAGAGATTCTGCTGACTCTAGTCCAGGCCCTCGATGCATCCAGCAGTGTTGGAGTCTCTGCTGCCTACTTCAGAG AGCCAAAAGCagcctgccaggacctggggcTTGTGTTCACCACTCTGCTGACTGCCAGgtcagaggagcagctgagcagcatTCTGCTGGCCTTCAGTACCTTCCTGGAGACACCCAGAGTTGTGAGCTTTGATGGAAGGAACATCACAACAGAAAGGTCCTGCCTCAGGGATATGAATGTGCTGGACTTGCCTCCAG GGGTCCCATCAGAGATACCCAAAGAGACTCCAGTGCCTTCTGTGCAAGTGGCCAAGCTACTCATCAATGAGGTGAACGCAGACAACCCCGGGGGAAGAGAGGATGCAGAGTACATTGAACTCTTCTACACTGGACAGACACGCTTCAgcctccagggatactggctgGTCCTCTACAATGGGAAAAACAGCCGGGCCTACCGGGTGCTGGATCTGTCTGGACACCACACAGATAATCTGGGTTACTTCttggtggggagcagcagcatgagCCCAGCACCCATGATCAGACTGCCCCCCAACACCATTCAGAATGGGGCAGATGCTGTGGCTCTctaccacagcagcaccccgCTGTACGCAGAGGGCATGGCCGTGACGGCGCGGGGGCTGCTGGATGCCGTGGTGTACTCATCCCGAGTGCCAGAGAAGGGGGAGCAGCTGctcagagtgctgctgccagggcagagcaTCCTGTACGAGAACGACTCTCACAGCACCCAGGATGAGTCTCTGAGCCGCTGCCACAGCCTGAGCACAAAACTCCAGAGCAGCTTCCAG GTGACCATGGTGACACCTCTGAGGGAGAacttctgcagcagctccacggTGCCGGGCACCCCTGCCATCCGCATCAGCGAGCTGTGCCTGGCCAGCGGCGCTGCCCACATCCgcttcctggagctggagggGAAGCCTGGCACCAGCCTCAGAGGTCTCAGCTTGGTCTTTTTCtcagggaaggaggggaaggcaCAAGCCAGCATCCCTTTGCAGGGCACTGTTGGAGCCACGGGGCTGTTGGTGTTTGTGCTGGATGGAGAACATGGGCACG ATGGGACAAACCTGACCTTCAAGAACATCTCTGCTACTAGTGAAGGCTCCAGCACTATTGCTTTGTACAGCACCAATGAGATTCCTGCTGGCAGCAAGGCAATGCCAGAGAACTTGGTAGATGCCTTGGTTTACACGTgtgagcctggcacagctggaggaCACCTGGGCTTCCTTGGGCCAGCTTACACTGTGCCCTGCAAGGGTGACAGGTGA